The following proteins are co-located in the Aquarana catesbeiana isolate 2022-GZ linkage group LG02, ASM4218655v1, whole genome shotgun sequence genome:
- the LOC141128704 gene encoding KN motif and ankyrin repeat domains 1-like, producing MTQSINISNNLPDLGAPFLYWDRNENDKASYCVETPYGFQLDLDFLKYVDDIQSGQTLKKMSLSRKPRSSRRSTSSLRSLSSQTGISVSTESLDYSEDGTSSDSVFFTRDVVDNSYSGVAKQALGLRKSNPISPTPLFKLLPPPPAKALRNARVEKALESRKKQEQLIVDYEKVQSSNLSKLSSASRSSPNLTQGSLSTLQYNKSGDRRAVLSPTSIGSMKFSPVNSGRSTPSDNSSSTQYLQYIREQMAVSLKQLKDLEEQVKVIPLLQKQMCTLEREKKQLTDELEKQRAYAIGMPLIANSSLHDIDLKKKLDAISENEIKTETKTSKSEIRLESGLSKPSKITELKRLTEKLSDTERKTSHEKAATDKTVVHYPAVKEKSRKSVSVGENIPMTESVFYYRSQHEKKDAAVQYSTETTDVGVWVMEPLLGLTCEAEREIQILEHTIEHQRAVIKILENNLKAACDEMDELRVAVSTRTIINVQPNPVEALADANSPKPSEEYLQMVDTRALFASEMSASGIGSDIELNRLDNFEDETVVDMMIECKEISTSAHSKGQLIPSSNGFDTISVPVSDHELTILGRDEVDSADNKDIKCAISEKDIKDGETYATGAYAGEKNKALMRLQGSKEVQEYNADDDTDGSRTLKSLDEVIMSCAQVLAS from the exons aTCTAGGAGCTCCCTTCTTATACTGGGATCGAAATGAAAATGACAAGGCTTCCTACTGTGTGGAAACGCCATATGGATTCCAGTTGGATTTGGACTTTCTAAAATATGTTGATGATATCCAGAGTGGTCAGACTTTGAAGAAAATGTCTCTTAGCAGAAAACCAAGATCATCAAGGCGCTCTACATCATCTTTAAGAAGCCTGTCCAGCCAAACTGGAATTTCGGTTTCAACAGAGTCTTTGGATTATAGTGAGGATGGCACCTCATCAGACTCAGTTTTTTTCACAAGAGACGTTGTAGATAACAGCTACTCTGGTGTGGCCAAACAGGCATTGGGTTTAAGAAAGTCAAATCCAATATCGCCAACACCCTTGTTTAAACTTCTCCCGCCTCCACCAGCAAAGGCACTTCGGAATGCTCGTGTTGAGAAAGCACTTGAGAGTAGAAAAAAACAAGAGCAACTAATTGTAGACTATGAAAAAGTACAGTCTTCAAATCTGTCCAAGCTTAGTTCTGCTAGTAGAAGTTCACCCAATCTCACCCAAGGATCTTTATCAACTTTGCAGTATAATAAAAGTGGAGACAGACGTGCAGTCCTAAGTCCAACCTCCATAGGATCTATGAAGTTCAGTCCTGTGAATTCTGGAAGAAGTACTCCATCTGATAATTCTTCTTCAACTCAGTATCTTCAGTATATTCGGGAGCAGATGGCGGTTTCATTGAAGCAGCTGAAAGACCTTGAAGAACAGGTAAAAGTAATTCCTCTCTTACAGAAGCAAATGTGTACACTTGAAAGAGAGAAAAAACAGCTTACAGATGAACTGGAGAAGCAGAGGGCATATGCCATTGGAATGCCATTGATTGCTAACTCTAGCCTCCATGATATTGATTTAAAGAAAAAGCTTGATGCTATATCTGAAAATGAgattaaaacagaaacaaaaacatcTAAATCTGAAATTAGATTAGAGTCTGGATTATCTAAACCAAGTAAAATTACAGAACTAAAAAGACTCACAGAGAAATTAAGTGATACAGAAAGAAAAACAAGTCATGAAAAAGCAGCAACTGACAAAACAGTTGTTCATTATCCAGCAGTGAAGGAAAAGTCCAGAAAGTCTGTATCAGTTGGGGAGAATATTCCTATGACAGAGTCTGTGTTTTACTATAGATCTCAACATGAAAAAAAAGATGCTGCCGTACAATATTCAACTGAAACAACAGATGTAGGTGTTTGGGTAATGGAACCATTATTGGGACTGACATGCGAAGCTGAGAGGGAAATACAGATTTTGGAACATACAATAGAACATCAAAGAGCTGTTATCAAAATTCTTGAAAATAATCTTAAGGCTGCCTGTGATGAAATGGATGAGCTAAGGGTAGCTGTCTCCACCAGAACCATCATAAATGTGCAACCAAACCCAGTGGAAGCATTAGCAGATGCAAACAGTCCAAAACCATCTGAAGAATACTTACAAATGGTGGATACAAGAGCGCTTTTTGCTTCAGAAATGTCTGCAAGTGGCATTGGCAGTGATATTGAATTAAATAGATTAGATAATTTTGAAGATGAAACTGTTGTAGATATGATGATTGAATGTAAAGAAATAAGCACAAGTGCACATTCTAAAGGACAGTTAATACCCAGTAGCAATGGATTTGACACTATAAGTGTACCGGTTTCTGACCATGAACTGACAATCTTAGGCAGAGATGAGGTGGATAGTGCTGACAATAAAGATATCAAGTGTGCTATATCTGAAAAAGATATCAAAGATGGTGAAACATATGCCACTGGGGCTTATGCAGGAGAAAAGAACAAAGCGTTAATGCGTCTTCAGGGTTCAAAAGAAGTGCAAGAGTATAATGCAGATGACGATACAGATGGAAGCAGGACATTAAAATCTTTAGATGAAGTCA TTATGAGTTGCGCTCAGGTTCTTGCCAGCTAA